The following proteins are encoded in a genomic region of Bacillus sp. FJAT-22090:
- a CDS encoding TetR/AcrR family transcriptional regulator, whose amino-acid sequence MNNFIENCLIRGETKLSSIDIRIVKTKESLHEALLELLKEKPLESLSISEICRKAKINRGTFYLHYGRVEDLFEEYFQEIMEDLASSYEEPYRHVLVLKTSSLDPSTIRIFHHIEKYKPFYKIVFSKNAPLTYYYLLFEKINSLLHTGKAVKLEEEINMNLNSAYQANAIIGIIIEWYKGDFQHSASYLNEQLVKILNVKMNME is encoded by the coding sequence ATGAACAACTTCATAGAAAATTGTTTAATAAGAGGTGAAACTAAATTGTCTTCTATCGATATACGAATTGTCAAAACGAAAGAATCCCTTCATGAGGCATTGTTAGAATTACTGAAAGAAAAACCATTAGAGAGCCTTTCTATTTCTGAAATATGCAGAAAAGCTAAAATCAATCGGGGGACATTCTATTTGCATTACGGCCGGGTGGAAGACTTGTTTGAGGAATACTTCCAAGAAATTATGGAAGACTTAGCAAGCTCATATGAAGAACCATATCGCCATGTACTAGTTCTAAAAACAAGTAGCCTTGATCCATCTACTATTCGAATCTTTCATCATATTGAAAAATACAAGCCCTTTTATAAAATTGTTTTTTCTAAAAACGCACCATTAACCTATTACTATTTATTATTTGAGAAAATAAATTCACTATTACATACAGGTAAAGCGGTGAAATTAGAAGAGGAAATCAATATGAATTTAAACAGTGCTTATCAAGCAAATGCTATTATCGGAATCATTATTGAATGGTACAAGGGAGACTTTCAACACAGTGCAAGCTATTTAAACGAGCAGCTCGTGAAGATTTTGAATGTGAAAATGAATATGGAATAG
- a CDS encoding helix-turn-helix domain-containing protein yields the protein MKKIMVKDLLEQGHSSMNDIVMDTAGLLEEAYFVIKIDDLLKERGITQKDLAQMTGMRVGTISEIINGKGISLNKVQLFAIMAALRVKSINDLYEMKFPEGLEETFYTEQAEWKSTKEMPIAVKEMYKKNVLKASGLK from the coding sequence ATGAAAAAAATAATGGTTAAGGATTTATTAGAACAAGGACATAGCTCCATGAATGATATAGTAATGGATACGGCTGGTTTACTGGAAGAAGCATACTTTGTTATTAAGATAGATGACTTGTTGAAAGAACGAGGGATAACTCAAAAAGACTTAGCTCAGATGACGGGCATGCGCGTTGGTACGATATCAGAGATTATTAATGGTAAAGGTATTAGCTTAAACAAGGTACAGCTTTTTGCTATTATGGCTGCTTTAAGAGTTAAGAGCATAAATGACCTGTATGAGATGAAATTCCCAGAGGGCTTAGAGGAAACTTTCTATACAGAACAGGCCGAATGGAAATCAACTAAAGAAATGCCTATAGCAGTTAAAGAGATGTACAAAAAGAATGTACTGAAAGCTTCAGGATTAAAATAA
- a CDS encoding HD-GYP domain-containing protein, with amino-acid sequence MRLVKIDQCQPGMRLGKPIYNDKGKILLAKGAELRDRIILKLHKYNVTTVYIEDEVSEGIEIIESIPEALRMEALNTITEGFQTLMDLSHSNSNLQGMMKTGRAIRSFQKVFKDILASLTDNQNALNLLASTKLHENYVFNHSLNVSIYACQLAIENGLPLKNIEEIGLGAMLHDLGKVHIPLDILNKAGELTKEEYALVKQHCEKGFDTLRKIHEIPLPVAHCAFQHHERIDGMGYPRGLKGDEIHKYAKIISVADVFDAVTNPRAFRQAVMPHQGLEILYAGSDAQFDTHQVNLFKECIAIYPPGLTVTLNDGRTGIVTQYNYQAAGRPEVRIIKNEENENVAPYEINLGATENLTLEIVMADALI; translated from the coding sequence ATGCGTTTAGTTAAAATTGATCAATGTCAGCCGGGGATGAGGTTGGGCAAACCAATATATAATGACAAAGGTAAAATTCTGTTAGCAAAGGGAGCAGAACTAAGAGATCGAATCATCCTTAAGTTACATAAATATAATGTTACAACTGTTTACATAGAAGATGAAGTATCTGAAGGAATAGAGATTATTGAATCTATTCCAGAAGCTTTACGCATGGAGGCTTTAAATACGATTACGGAAGGATTCCAAACTTTAATGGATCTAAGTCATTCCAACTCTAATCTTCAGGGGATGATGAAAACAGGTAGAGCTATAAGAAGTTTTCAAAAAGTATTTAAGGATATACTAGCGTCACTAACAGACAATCAAAATGCATTAAATTTACTAGCCTCGACAAAATTACATGAAAATTATGTGTTCAATCATTCGTTAAACGTTTCTATATATGCTTGTCAGCTTGCTATCGAAAATGGATTGCCTCTTAAGAATATTGAAGAAATTGGATTGGGGGCCATGTTACACGATTTAGGTAAGGTGCATATTCCACTAGATATTTTAAATAAGGCCGGGGAGTTAACGAAAGAGGAATACGCCCTAGTCAAACAACATTGTGAAAAGGGCTTTGATACTCTACGAAAAATACATGAAATCCCTTTACCAGTTGCTCATTGTGCTTTTCAGCATCACGAAAGAATCGATGGGATGGGATACCCAAGAGGATTAAAGGGAGATGAAATTCACAAATATGCGAAAATCATCAGTGTTGCGGATGTGTTTGATGCGGTAACAAATCCAAGAGCATTCAGGCAGGCCGTAATGCCTCATCAAGGACTAGAAATTCTGTATGCTGGAAGTGACGCTCAGTTCGACACACATCAAGTCAATTTATTTAAAGAGTGTATCGCCATTTATCCACCAGGCTTAACCGTAACATTAAATGATGGTCGAACAGGAATCGTCACACAATATAACTACCAAGCGGCGGGGCGTCCTGAAGTTCGTATTATTAAGAATGAAGAAAATGAAAATGTTGCTCCATATGAGATAAATTTAGGAGCAACGGAAAACCTTACGCTTGAAATTGTGATGGCGGACGCATTGATTTAA
- a CDS encoding cold-shock protein, with protein sequence MTQGTVKWFNAEKGFGFIEVEGGNDVFAHFSAIQGEGFKSLDEGQKVEFEVEQGQRGPQAVNIVKL encoded by the coding sequence ATGACACAAGGTACAGTAAAATGGTTTAACGCAGAAAAAGGTTTTGGATTTATCGAAGTTGAAGGCGGAAACGACGTATTCGCTCACTTCTCAGCAATCCAAGGCGAAGGTTTCAAATCACTTGACGAAGGTCAAAAAGTGGAATTTGAAGTAGAACAAGGTCAACGTGGACCACAAGCAGTTAACATCGTAAAACTTTAA
- the trhA gene encoding PAQR family membrane homeostasis protein TrhA, translating to MSNTHIFSKREEIANAIIHGIGALLSIAALVILIVSSVSKGTAWHVVSFTLFGATMVLLYASSTLVHGFPAGRAKDVFEIMDHSSIYFFIAGTYTPFLFLAVKGSLGWTLFGIVWGLAIAGTVFKAYFVKRFLHTSTLLYVVMGWLMVFAWKPLVANVSTEGLIYLAVGGVLYTLGAIFYVWRGFTYHHAVWHIFVLAASILHFFAVMTLLP from the coding sequence ATGAGTAATACACATATATTTTCGAAGCGTGAGGAGATTGCCAATGCAATCATTCACGGGATTGGGGCTCTTTTAAGTATAGCTGCACTTGTCATTTTGATCGTGTCTTCTGTGTCAAAAGGGACGGCGTGGCATGTGGTAAGTTTTACATTGTTCGGAGCAACGATGGTGCTGTTGTATGCGTCTTCTACACTTGTCCATGGGTTTCCGGCTGGTAGAGCGAAAGATGTGTTTGAGATAATGGATCACTCGTCCATTTACTTTTTTATAGCAGGGACATATACTCCTTTTTTATTTCTTGCAGTAAAAGGGTCACTTGGTTGGACGCTATTTGGGATTGTATGGGGGCTTGCGATAGCAGGTACGGTGTTTAAAGCCTATTTTGTAAAGCGCTTTTTACATACGTCGACGTTGTTATACGTTGTGATGGGCTGGCTGATGGTATTTGCTTGGAAACCCCTTGTGGCAAACGTATCGACGGAAGGCTTGATTTATCTAGCTGTAGGTGGTGTGCTCTATACACTTGGTGCGATTTTTTATGTATGGAGAGGGTTTACGTACCATCATGCTGTCTGGCATATATTTGTTCTCGCAGCGTCTATACTACATTTTTTTGCAGTAATGACTTTATTGCCATAA